In the genome of Paramormyrops kingsleyae isolate MSU_618 chromosome 5, PKINGS_0.4, whole genome shotgun sequence, the window TTCTAGAACATTCCTCGCTGGTATCCCATTTTATCtagattataaataaaattcttCTGTGCTTTCAAAGAGCAGCATACTTCATTACTCAATCCTTACTCATGTGTTATTACCTTGTACAACAGGTTTAACTACAGGTTTACTATGGATTATTGTTGTCCTGCTTGTGGATTTCagtttattacattattactttatttgcATTATTACACTTTGAAAATGTTGACATACTACATTGACCACATAATAAAAGAAGTTGGTTATTGACAGTTTAGTTCCTTAAACAAATTCcgtttttattttctacttCTGCCTTTGGATAATGTTGAATTTTACGAGATGTACCAAAGCTGTGTTTTACTAAAGAATGCAACCTATGACTTCATTGCAGATTCTTATCCATAAAAGTTGTCTTAGGAAAAAATCACCCACCCATACAAAAACATAATGTATACACTTACTTGGGGAATGCTGGCACTGAAACCAAGTTATGTGCTATCATTCATACTatcataatatataataaagagGAAAGTAGGTGTCCATCTGTTCCCAAATGATTCAATGTGGGTTTTCAGTAAAaactggagggggaggggcgtgTCCTTGAGCAGGCTCGGGTTTGACATAGCCCATTCAGATCTTgttcctttcacaaaatctgtGTGGCTCCCAGGAAACCCCGATACCCGACCCCACACCCGGTAGTAGCTGCTTCCACCTGTCTGCCCTTTCTCCTTGCTGATGCCGAAAcagcccccttttgtttttcattctCCCTCCGCCCAGCGGCCAATTAAGTCCCTGTTCCTTCTCTCTATCCCCTCTGTCATTGGCCCTACATCCTGACCCAATCAGAATCTTACACTACTTGATACAGCTTGTTTTTGACTCTACTACTGATTGGAAGATGTCTAAATGTGGAAACACAATAAACCTCAGCAGATGAACGTTAGTCAACTGTACTGCCTGTTCCACTAGGCTTCTGCCATTTGTCTTGCAAATGATCTTTGGTGTATGAAGGCATTTTCAGACTCCATAGTGACATGTGTGGTCAAACAAATTTAGTTAATTTGCAAGAGGCTTTATTTGTATCCCTTGTGCATTGTGCCAATGCAGCTGTTGCAACTTTGAGAAATGACCCAATTGGAAACATTTCACATAGTCCTTTTTTTAGTCTAATTAACTTACATAGCACATTAGCTTTTCCTAGCCACTAGATATTTCGCGTTTGATGTTTTTACTTAGGGATTTCAGCAGTAAAAGCAGAGACCTGGATTTTTGTGTTGCATAAATTCAGTTCTCATACCTTTCCCAATACCAGATGTTCAGTAGGAAGAGGACATACAAATGTATGTAGGAATTATTTTCAATATAGCTGGAGTATGGGATTTCAATCATGAcaacatgtttattatgcagaaTCAATTTTGTGACTGGGAAGGTCTTGATTTTGTGTGCGATTCATTTAAGGGGTGAAATATTCTCAGGGGGGAAACCCAGGGAGCCCCAGTCTCCCGTTTTTCCACTTCTGTTCAACCCCTTACCAATTTTGACCTCGTGTTATGCTGTAGAATACCTCcaaaggagatgtcagctgcaacAGTAATCATGTTGTTGCAAGCACTCTTGTATCACTGCAAATAAGATTTAAAAGTGATTCTACAACAGTGATCATGTCAAAGTCTTCaataatttattaattcatatgcattacaaaaaaaatatacagattGTAAAAACGGTCTGCTTTCACAACTACAGATATGAGTCCCGCTGGCCACCATCTGCAACCGACACCTCAACGACCAGCAGCATTCGCTATGGTGGCTGACACAACATAAAGAGGGCCCCTTTTACACTGGCAAACATCCCACAGATATTGAGCAGTGTCTTCTTTGCAAAGAGTCTCAGTTTGAGCTTCTGTTAATTGTGATTCTGCAAAATCATCGCCTTGCTAAGCTATGAGCCTCGATGCAGAGGTTTGGTCCTAAGAAAAACGAGAAAAGGTCTACCAGTGTTCACAGAGGCCCAGACTAAAATCTTTTGATGCTACAGCTTGTGACAGAAGTCACATATTCCTTGGATATAGCAGCTGCAGAGCAAACAAGAGTTATGGAAGAAAGCAGTTTAATACTGTATGTCATGTAAATGACAGATCCATCTCTTATGGTCCTCTCTGAAAGTGTTCCTTCATAGAGAGAGCAGTCTCAAATTCACTCCCTGAACCCAGGTGTGGGCCCAAAGCAAAGATGTCCATACACCATTAGGCGGGTAGAGGCTCATCTCTTCTTTCGGCTGTGCCGAACCATCTTCTTTCGCTTCAGGATCATCTCATAGAGTTTCTCCAGACCAGGTTGGAGGCCCTGGCCATCGACGGCACTACAGCCTTGCGCGTGGTGCAAAGTGGAGGCGCTCAGCTCATGGAGAGCCAGCACCTTCTCCACCTCTGTCACGGACATGGCAGAGGACAAGTCCTGTTTGTTGGCCAGTACGAGCACAGGTATGCCCTGGTTCTCTGAAGTGCGGGAGATCTTGTGCAGCTCCACCTTGGCCTCCTCCATGCGCTCCGATTCAGTGGAGTCCACTACGTAGACGATGCCATCGGTGCGCCGGGTGTATGACTTCCACAGGGGTCGGAGCTTCTCCTGGCCACCGACATCCCACACCTGGAACGTGATGGCGCGGGAGCCTCCCACCGCCACTTTGATCTTCTCCGTATTGAAGCCCTTGGTGGGGATGGTTTTGACAAACTCGCGCAGCTTTAGTCGGTACAACAGGGAGGTCTTCCCAGCAGAGTCAAGGCCAATGACCACCACGTGGAGAGACTGGAAGTTTGGCAAAAAAGGTGTATTTGGGGCAATCTCAGTCAACTGGTTCCCCATGGCAACAAGATCTTCTCTCCTTGTTAGTGACAAGGTGGTGAATTCTTCAGATGCTTGTCTTTATAGGTGCATGACGTTCACACCTACTTCAAAGATAACAGCGGCAGACTGGAGGAAGATAGTCGGTGACAACCTATTCAGAAGATAAACAAACTCTGGTTAGAAATCATTGGTGGCAAACtgcttgaaataaaaaacatcTTCAAACGGTCTGTCCTAAATCAATCAAACACTCAAATGAGCCAAACAGGGGAAAATACAAATGATAAATAAGTGTCAGGGAGAGATTTTAGGCATAGGCACTTCCCAAATCTCAGTTCTGATGCGACAGCCAGCCTCCAGTACTTCAGCAATAAAATAAGCATAAACTGCCAGAATTGTAAATCACTGCGACAGTGTAACCTCGCCCCCACGCCCAGTATCGGCTGTTCAAAAGTTCATCGCCTGATACACAGCATTGCACCATTAGCAGCACAGTATTCGTTTATTagaaaatatttcgcatcactGCTCGTGTACGGACCTCCATTTCGTATTATCTACACTTAAAATCATCCGATTTTAACAGTAAATGCTATTGGCTGTCGTTGCAGTCTGACCGCAGTGGATAATCCCTTTCTAATCCTAAACAGATACGGATTTTTCCGACTCTTTTCGATATTCAGATAAATATCCAGTATTGTAAAGCGGGATACATACATGTATTAAATTCTTAAACAGCGACTCTGACTGTTAAAAAAATACCGTATACATCGTATTTTATGTATACGTATTTTTCTAAGGGTTGGTTCGTTTTCACGGCTAGACTTCTCACTCCATTAAATGCATTGATTCGGGTAAATCGAAAAAAAACGTCTAATTCCCAGATTTAAATACATCTACACACATATAACGTATCCATTACTAAATAAACTAGGCAacagcagtacttccattactAAGATCGTCTGATGACGACCGGATCAGTTCAACATATATCCATTTAAGTGTCGGAGAAAAGCCTAAAATCAAATGATTTCATCCCAGTCGGGAGCATCATTGCTTAGAGCAACAAGCGTTCGCTTTCCAACGCACAAAAATTACCAGAATCTCATAATTATCAACCCCCGTCCAGAAACCCTCGGAACCCCACACCACAACGTTTTCCGAAAAaagcatattttaaataaaaagtaaataaatactttaaaatatatacGTATTATCAGCATTTTCACGAAGCGGTCTGTATGTAACGCACCTGCTCACAGTTTCCTTTATGTTGACTGAAAGCATATAGCAGTTGCAGTGCAGCTTAGTTAACGATCCACACAAATCTACGTGACGCCGGTAATCCCAGGTGCTGTCAGCCGGGTAACTCTGACACTGCGTCCGTCCTGCTCATCGCCAGCTCCGAGTGCTGGGAGGAGCGCGCCGGGCACGGCGTTTAGGGCAGAGCGTGTAGGACACAGCCCTCGAGTGACGCAACCCAAACATAGAAAGGATCCTCGGCCCCGCTGGAGGATCTTAAAGGGGCCGCGCACTGTTTACGCCGGCCGACCGATCTAATCTGAAACAGAGATTTTACACTTTATGCATGACGCAGAAATATAGATCCAGTAAAGAGAATTTACATTAAATGCATGCGTGACAACCGACAGCCTTAactatttactgttttgttaaagCTATGAACTATAAAATATGAGCTATATATATACTTGCCATTCCAGATTTCCACAGCGCTTTTACGGACGACGGTGATTTAACTGTCCGTTTCACTCAACGACCAAAAGGGACACTGGAATAATAATGTAGTTTGTAGAAGTTATCTGGAAATATTTTTCGTGATtctgaaatgcaataaaatatcCGCCAGGAAAAAGTGGAGGGTCATTAATCGGAAACCATCGTCAGTAAAAGGTGGCATGGATCCTGATATAGCTGGCAGGGATAGTTTGAATAGTGTATATACCCAAATATGATAATAAACATATTTAGGAATtctacattttatatattaatattacatttgCACTTAAGTGCAAGTTGGATGAGATGTTGATTTTAATTCAGGCGCATTTCCCGTCCACCATCTCATCTATATATATCTTTCAAGGTCATATTGCGTTTATTACATAAAACACACAATAgatttttaaacttaaaatgaTTTGATTACTAATGCGTTTTATTCAACGCCGCAGTTCGGATAATTACTTATCAGACACGGTACATGTTATTACGTGTATGTAGCATTGGCGCGCCATCTTGCGTTTTACGTCAAGAAGACAGGTCTCACGATTAAACAAAATActgcaaaaataaaagcagtttTACATTACAAATAATCATGGAGTCATTCTACACACGTTAGAGAGAGAAAAACTCAAAATCGTATTAATATATTGTTATTTCAAGAAGGTACTTTCTTAGATCTGCTACTTGGTAAATCGATTAGTCTTAAATTAAAAGAATATTCTAGATGACAGGTCACGTGGACAATATTCTACTCTGCATGTGTCTTTGtcaataatgttttttttcggttcataataaaaattatagTGCATACTTGCAGAAGCAACCAATTCTTGTATTATCGGGACTCTGACATTCTTCAAATTCTCTAGATACCACAACCACCTTGTTGACAATGAtgttggtggggggtgggatccTTAACTTCTGCAGAGAAACGATTTGAATGCTTCATGCATATTCATCGGTTTAAAGACATAACGCCGGCAATATACCTCCGCGCGTAGAAAATCTGACAGTGTTTTAGGACAAAGTGCCACCCCCACCTACCCTTCTTCACACAGTGAGAACCAAATGATAACGCTTATTAGTGGACCCGTGTTAATCGATGTTGCTTAGAAAACCAGCTTAATTTTCACCCAGGGATATATATGTAACTGATGTAAAAGTATCAAATTAGCAGTCAGTTATGTTTGGTATATATAACGAAAAATATTAGCTTAAAATTCATATCTTTTAATTAACTAGGTGGCAGGGCCAGTTCTACCCGACCGGTCAACTGCACGCCTGGTTACCTAGCAACACGCGAAGCTGCAGCCGCGCGAGCCAGCGTGTCGCTCGTGTCGCCTTCGGCAAGGAGAAGATCGCCAGTTACTTTGCTGGCTCTGCAGTGAGTTATTCCTAATACCAGTTATTAGTAATGCGTTGGTATACGGTGTTGTTTGTTCTCTCTAAATTTATCATCATCACAGCTGAATTATCAAAGTGACTCTGCAGATCAGTGCTGAGTTTTTGGCGATTACTTTTGAGCTGATGCACTTATTAAAATGATCTAGCTGGCAGTAAAGGTTAAATGTTCTAAGCTTGCTCATTGTGCTGCGGTGTTGCTTTCAAATAATATATTTAGAGtgtataaattattttatacaGGTTCTATAACCGATTTTGAGGTACCGCTCCATGTATTGGGATTTGTtttcttaaaatattaaagtattaaGCTCTCTCTTAATTAATGAAATATGATTAAGACTGTTAAGAAGTTATAAACTAGATACACGTACATGCAAGTAAGTTGTAAGCTAAATATACTTTAGGTCGTTATATATGCGAACTGTATTTGAATTGTACGTATTACCGTAAACttgatagatttttttttttactttttacattATTAAAGTTGTATATTATTTAGGATTAGAATAAATTACTTAGTTACTATATATGCATCATTAAGCAAAGTATTCAATTAAATAAAGTAAAGAATTGTGAGGGGACTTGCATTGTTATGTTGataacaatatattattttaatatttttctttttgctttctTAAGCTGCAAAAACATCGAGAaatttttcaaaaaagttggaaATGTTAAGATATGTAAAATGATGCGGCAGACTTGTCCAATGGATTTATATTGCAAACCAGATTTTATTATGATACTTGTCAACTAATATGTCCgtctacccatccatccatctttttaTTCTTAGCAATTTTATTTGCATTGGTCTTTGAGACAACAGTACAACCATAGATCAACTATACTATTTGGGTGTCATATTGGATGTCAGATATTTGCAAAGTGTTTCCTTTACATTTGGAAACAGACAAGAAGAAATTTGATGATATTTTAAAAGAGTCTGATTGCAATACATTTACTTTTTGATATATTGAGATGGACTGTAGACATCTCGAAAACATTCAGAGATATCTATAaaccattaatttaataattcagATCTCTATAAATCAGTTACAGTTATCTTGCCTTAtgtttaaatgtgattttgaaaGACTTGCATTTTACTTGCCTTAGACAAAATTAGTGCTTTTATGTAGCGTCTCATAGTTAGTTATCAGACAGGTAAAACATTTCATTGGGATCTCTCAGGTTACACGCTTTCCTGAGTGACTCTGGTTTAATGATAAATCCTGCACTGCACAGATGGTGGTTTGAGATGTCAGCAATGCACTGGGAGGCTCGACGGCGGCAGGCTGTGGTGGACCGCCGGCTATCCATAGCTAAGCAGGTAAGGCCTCTTACATTATTCATCTTCCCGGTGAAACACGAGCATGACATGCAACATAAATAAGGAAGGTAACACTGCATCCTGTCCTGCTCCCTTCAGTCCTGTTCAGGCCATATTCCTGATGGGTAAAAGt includes:
- the arl4d gene encoding ADP-ribosylation factor-like protein 4D, yielding MGNQLTEIAPNTPFLPNFQSLHVVVIGLDSAGKTSLLYRLKLREFVKTIPTKGFNTEKIKVAVGGSRAITFQVWDVGGQEKLRPLWKSYTRRTDGIVYVVDSTESERMEEAKVELHKISRTSENQGIPVLVLANKQDLSSAMSVTEVEKVLALHELSASTLHHAQGCSAVDGQGLQPGLEKLYEMILKRKKMVRHSRKKR